The Limanda limanda chromosome 13, fLimLim1.1, whole genome shotgun sequence genome has a window encoding:
- the LOC133018198 gene encoding cystatin-B-like, with product MSRPGGPSEVLEADGKVEFICDLMRTEVEARTGKKYDMFKAEMYKTHVVVGTNYFIKVYVGGDDHVHLSVYQKLPCNGGTLELTEIQQGKSHHDPIEMKMKREMKHEVEARTGKIYPIFKAKLYRTQVVAGINYLIKVQVGEEKYDHLQIFQALPCDGGTLDLTGIQQGKSSDDPLVPF from the exons ATGTCTCGTCCAGGTGGACCCTCTGAGGTTTTGGAAGCAGATGGAAAGGTCGAGTTCATCTGTGACTTG ATGAGGACCGAGGTTGAAGCAAGGACAGGGAAGAAGTACGACATGTTCAAAGCCGAGATGTACAAGACGCATGTTGTGGTCGGGACCAACTACTTCATtaag GTCTAtgtgggaggagatgatcatgttCATCTCAGCGTCTACCAAAAACTGCCATGTAATGGAGGAACCCTTGAGCTGACTGAGATTCAGCAAGGCAAAAGCCACCACGACCCCAttgagatgaaaatgaaaagggaG ATGAAGCACGAGGTTGAAGCAAGGACAGGGAAGATCTACCCCATCTTCAAAGCCAAGTTGTACAGGACGCAGGTTGTGGCCGGGATCAACTACTTGATtaag gtccaAGTGGGAGAAGAAAAATACGATCATCTCCAGATTTTCCAAGCACTGCCATGTGATGGAGGAACCCTTGATCTGACTGGCATTCAGCAAGGCAAAAGCTCCGACGACCCCCTTGTGCCTTTCTAG